CCGAATTGTAAAATTGCCAGTCGAACGGATGATATTGCACCCTGTTCTGGCCAAATTGAACCTGTGTGGTTTGAGCCATTAAAGTAAATGGCAAAATGAATAAGCCTAAAAAAAATTTATTTAAAACAGATGTAAATCGTAAAGACATTGCAGAGAATATAATTTAACAGCTTATCGCTTTTTACTTATAACTTTCTATTTTTACAAAGTAAAGAAATCTTATGGATAACGCAAAAATAAAGACAGATATTGCCGTATTTTGTTTCAACCCCTTTCAGGAAAACACCTATATTCTTTCCAGCCCCGGCAAAGAGTGCTGGGTTATAGATCCGGGATGCTATACCCTTCAGGAACAAAAGATACTGGCAGCCTATATAGAAAAGAATGCCTTAAAACCGGTCCGCCTGCTGAACACGCACTGCCATTTAGATCACATTTACGGAAATAAGTTCATCTCTGATGAATACCGGCTGGAACTTGGCATTCACGAAAAAGAAATTCCGGTCCTGCAGTCCGCATCCATAGGTGCACGGCTGTTTGGAGCCAAGATTCCGGATAAATGCGAACCTGGTTACTTTATAAAGGAAGGAGATGTTTTAGAATTAAAAGATACATCCTTTAGTGTATTATTCACGCCTGGACACTCTCCGGGCAGCATTTGCTTTTATCAAGAAGAAGAACATTTTGCTGTTGTCGGGGATGTGTTGTTCAGCGGCAGCATTGGACGTACCGATTTGCCGGGCGGTGACTATGATACATTGATAAAAT
The genomic region above belongs to Sphingobacteriales bacterium and contains:
- a CDS encoding MBL fold metallo-hydrolase is translated as MDNAKIKTDIAVFCFNPFQENTYILSSPGKECWVIDPGCYTLQEQKILAAYIEKNALKPVRLLNTHCHLDHIYGNKFISDEYRLELGIHEKEIPVLQSASIGARLFGAKIPDKCEPGYFIKEGDVLELKDTSFSVLFTPGHSPGSICFYQEEEHFAVVGDVLFSGSIGRTDLPGGDYDTLIKSIKTRLLVLEDLTEIYNGHGPSTTIGEERKYNPFLR